One stretch of Oryzias latipes chromosome 7, ASM223467v1 DNA includes these proteins:
- the bcap31 gene encoding B-cell receptor-associated protein 31: protein MSLQWTAVATFLYVEVFLVLLLCIPFISPKRWSKVFKSRILQTIALYGNTWFMVAIAILVFLLIDAFREVRKYSVSDKVDVTNNPTAIEHIHMKLFRAQRNEYIAGFALLLCLLLRRLATLLSQQASLMASNEAFKKQAEGASAAAKKYMDDNELLQEKLQAAGIEVPEGGKKGAGPQEENKVLKGELKTLTEELETTKKALHKSDSDVQAMKKQAENLTVEYDRLLEEHSKLLASSDKKSD from the exons ATGAGCCTCCAGTGGACAGCGGTGGCCACCTTCCTTTATGTGGAAGTCTTCCTCGTTCTTCTGCTCTGTATCCCCTTCATCTCCCCAAAGAG GTGGAGCAAGGTCTTCAAGTCTCGCATCCTTCAGACCATCGCTCTCTATGGAAACACCTGGTTCATGGTGGCCATCGCCATCCTCGTCTTCCTTCTCATCG atgCGTTCCGAGAGGTGAGGAAGTACAGTGTGTCGGACAAAGTGGACGTTACCAACAACCCAACCGCCATTGAGCACATTCACATGAAGCTTTTCCGAGCCCAGAGGAACGAGTACATCGCCGGCTTCGCCCTGCTGCTCTGCCT ACTGCTGCGTCGTCTGGCGACTCTGCTCTCCCAGCAGGCCTCGCTCATGGCGTCCAACGAGGCCTTTAAGAAGCAGGCGGAGGGTGCCAGCGCCGCGGCCAAGAAGTACATGGACGACAACGAGCTGCTTCAGGAG aaactgcagGCGGCTGGTATTGAGGTCCCAGAGGGCGGGAAGAAGGGAGCAGGTCCACAGGAGGAGAACAAAGTGCTGAAGGGGGAGCTGAAGACGCTGACAGAGGAGCTGGAAACCACCAAGAAAG ctctgcacaaGTCTGACAGTGACGTTCAAGCCATGAAGAAGCAGGCGGAGAACCTGACGGTGGAGTATGACAGACTGCTGGAGGAGCACAGCAAACTGCTg GCGAGCAGTGACAAGAAGTCGGACTGA